A genomic stretch from Aedes albopictus strain Foshan chromosome 2, AalbF5, whole genome shotgun sequence includes:
- the LOC134288764 gene encoding uncharacterized protein LOC134288764 produces FLNAYYFFGGFLTAGRKRDISNVYQIIYFGDSSVDVGQPFSISCITSITDPIDWLRDGEPIRKHNQIRHGKDEHTYIESEMGVAGLRDKIESKISVQHALPKHQGRYQCNSLYRSYHMLYVHGNASSGGSGSSAGGHDRTSGRSSSDQALEKLDASLIGPLLLTTIKPTLITSTSGSHHQVTTPGALVSLNAHPISIDVDKQHSQHHHHQQQSHHHHSPSDKSTKSDDKQKSQHAFKTESVRFMNKNQEQSTTKDTLALPDDERYGGDNLGGKINKDIKEDEYPDTTGANGDNDNDDIADREDNAGKAIVILDEDRYPTSGVTNPLDAIDGADEESITRDDNAQVGSKDDVDNAAEDANSHEGEFIVIEKDVSIEDNIDKLILNKSEINGMIRVDSDEDPHHHHSHRKLDRMRNENTLIQAPANTIPTSSTTALMIVPTTTPTTITHPTTTTTSTTAATGAPTTTIIKQHGHGAGEGHHHHHHRNHEQQQGQHASAAVSDILHPNYDDPSSSLKYYDIAKALTLGCNITKEGDYELSW; encoded by the exons TTTCTGAACGCTTACTATTTTTTCGGTGGGTTTCTAACGGCAGGTCGCAAACGCGACATAAGCAATGTCTATCAAATCATATATTTTGGCGACTCGTCCGTCGACGTCGGGCAGCCTTTTTCGATATCGTGCATCACGTCGATCACCGATCCGATCGACTGGCTCAGGGACGGGGAGCCCATCCGGAAGCACAACCAGATACGGCACGGCAAGGACGAGCACACGTACATCGAGAGTGAAATGGGAGTCGCAG GCCTGCGGGACAAAATCGAGTCAAAGATTAGCGTACAGCATGCTCTACCGAAGCACCAAGGCCGCTACCAGTGCAACTCTCTATACAGAAGCTATCACATGCTATACGTCCATGGTAATGCTTCATCCGGTGGCAGTGGCAGCAGTGCTGGCGGTCACGACAGAACATCCGGTAGAAGTTCTAGCGACCAAGCTCTGGAAAAACTGGACGCTTCTCTCATCGGACCGCTGCTACTGACAACAATTAAGCCCACATTGATTACCTCAACCTCAGGCTCTCATCACCAAGTGACAACACCTGGTGCGTTGGTCTCTCTCAATGCTCATCCTATTTCTATAGATGTCGACAAACAACATTCCCAGCATCACCACCACCAGCAGCAATCACACCATCATCATTCCCCAAGCGATAAATCTACAAAATCTGATGACAAACAAAAGTCCCAGCACGCTTTCAAGACAGAGTCGGTACGATTTATGAATAAGAATCAGGAGCAATCCACAACGAAAGACACCCTAGCCCTACCAGACGACGAACGGTACGGCGGGGATAACCTGGGAGGCAAAATTAATAAGGACATCAAAGAGGATGAATACCCCGATACAACGGGAGCGAACGGGGACAATGATAACGATGATATTGCCGATAGGGAGGACAATGCCGGCAAGGCTATTGTTATCCTCGATGAAGATAGATACCCCACTTCCGGGGTAACCAACCCACTGGATGCCATCGACGGTGCAGATGAAGAGTCAATCACCAGAGACGATAACGCCCAAGTGGGGTCCAAAGACGACGTCGACAATGCTGCCGAAGATGCCAACTCACACGAAGGAGAGTTCATCGTAATCGAAAAAGATGTCTCGATTGAAGACAATATCGACAAATTGATACTGAACAAGAGTGAAATTAATGGCATGATTCGGGTCGACAGCGACGAGGATCCCCATCATCACCATTCGCACCGGAAGCTGGATCGTATGCGAAACGAAAACACTTTGATACAAGCCCCGGCCAATACAATCCCCACCAGCTCGACTACGGCCCTGATGATAGTACCGACCACAACCCCTACCACTATCACCCACCCAACGACCACCACAACTTCCACCACTGCCGCCACCGGTGCACCGACGACCACCATCATCAAGCAGCATGGCCACGGGGCTGGCGAAggacatcaccatcatcatcatcgcaatCACGAACAGCAGCAGGGCCAACACGCGTCAGCCGCGG TTTCAGATATCCTGCATCCCAACTACGATGATCCCAGCTCTAGTTTAAAATATTACGACATCGCGAAAGCACTGACGCTCGGTTGTAATATCACGAAAGAGGGCGATTATGAGTTAAGTTGGTAA